From Oncorhynchus mykiss isolate Arlee chromosome 6, USDA_OmykA_1.1, whole genome shotgun sequence, the proteins below share one genomic window:
- the LOC118964885 gene encoding uncharacterized protein LOC118964885 isoform X1, translated as MVEEKVVQRDDDDPPREGREVVEEEPVAQLKKEPKKTGKAKRKSSAKKSGEQGTDTDAGLRNKHPDRGSVIELLEKNALKAAFGPGNKDEMEDCYPILISFMRNLTDEQWQVIYKGFKKPMTKEQLAKLCKTIVNFIAQTTLQILLPALARILGVTGFYDNADSLKRGGSARSFTAFEQKRLELIQEVKYLAKEMCNCGGRALRPRSSTPSSKSSQTSLKAHLGMPEDSIISSVQEQLSKSDQMVAAGQLSQIDKVVGTMLENIEKISSEFGEELVYQESLRSSSSLSFSTAKSQKTEWEFALPGTPIPSELPESTAQPIVRCSVIDMSESSKPKTMVCDARTSMFAIADTIMKKVYPEAEGQVTSHPDLTDAIARLEELISQGKIGALSRDLSHQVNRIISDSNLTPLGLTVAAGKSASDTIVSKLKRNDKVGKPTTYELVQLFVEESVKCLLLPSFVPYSTSMSLAQGAKVLARVSEDRISCSSSSSVFSDTVSLFTKVMVSQVMYSVDSDAESIGSSPTESLQTSETTISDVGNLLSDKSSPRLSPSGTIMATSETSNAAQILKANIDGEEVDTTSHSGVAQNIVRDDMSTSPDMVKDVTLPTPSSDNLGSDDDVTDLISMLVMRILTEIQTPAEDYPVDVTRKSQDLIPKVMEVFCAWSGCSETQAYPENLRIHKVYRVVYKNLLEEFGSEKILQQAVSTQDSSFDRILVKSLSEALLHRCNEALRAASRTSVKTTGPKALPLAEDVRASSGKLSFLQRLVRLTSNLKLFKKGNKKDSHRSESEQVQTTAEDGMLPSIVPHAAMSALPKDLPASSQQETPHKRPLLVRMFSAISKGLFKPFKQSLKTK; from the exons AGGCAACAAAGATGAGATGGAGGACTGctacccaatcctcatctcattcatgcgcaatcttactgatga GCAATGGCAAGTGATCTATAAAGGATTTAAAAAACCT ATGACAAAGGAACAGCTTGCAAAATTGTGCAAGACCATTGTCAACTTCATTGCACAGACCACCCTGCAGATCCTGCTGCCGGCCCTGGCCCGCATTCTAGGGGTGACGGGCTTTTATGACAACGCTGACTCACTCAAGAGGGGCGGCAGTGCAAGATCCTTCACTGCCTTTGagcagaaaagactagaactcatcCAGGAAGTTAAATATTTGGCAAAGGAGATGTGTAACTGTGGCGGCAGGGCTCTCCGACCAAGGTCTAGCACACCCTCTTCcaagag ttcccagacctcaCTGAAAGCCCACCTGGGAATGCCAGaggacagtatcatcagcagtgtccaggagcaactgtcaaaatctgaccaaaTGGTGGCTGCAGGACAGCTTTCACAAATAGATAAAGTGGTTGGAACTATGCTGGAGAACATTGAGAAGATAAGCAGCGAATTTGGCGAGGAATTGGTCTATCAAGAGTCACTGCGGTCTTCTTCCTCGTTGTCATTCTCAACTGCCAAATCACAGAAGACAGAGTGGGAATTTGcactccctggcactcccattcCTTCTGAGTTACCCGAGAGTACTGCTCAGCCCATTGTAAGATGCTCAGTCATTGACATGAGCGAATCTAGTAAGCCAAAAACAATGGTGTGTGATGCCAGAACAAGCATGTTTGCCATAGCCGATACCATCATGAAGAAAGTATATCCAGAGGCAGAAGGGCAGGTTACATCTCACCCTGATCTAACAGATGCAATAGCTAGACTGGAGGAGCTCATATCTCAGGGTAAGATTGGTGCTCTCTCCCGTGATCTCAGTCACCAAGTCAACCGCATAATTTCTGATagcaacttgacccctctggGACTGACAGTGGCGGCTGGAAAGAGTGCATCTGATACCATCGTTTCGaagctgaagaggaatgacaaggTGGGGAAGCCCACAACTTACGAGCTGGTTCAGCTGTTTGTAGAGGAGTCTGTTAAGTGCCTCCTGCTTCCTAGTTTTGTGCCCTATTCAActtcaatgagtttggctcagggGGCCAAGGTTTTGGCTAGAGTGTCTGAAGATAGAATTTCATGCTCTTCTTCCTCATCAGTATTTAGTGACACAGTCAGTCTCTTTACCAAAGTTATGGTAAGCCAGGTCATGTACTCTGTGGATTCTGATGCAGAAAGTATAGGATCCTCTCCAACTGAATCTCTCCAAACATCTGAAACCACTATATCTGATGTAGGCAATCTATTGAGTGACAAGTCCTCCCCTCGGCTGTCTCCTTCTGGCACCATTATGGCAACAAGCGAGACCTCCAATGCGGCACAAATCTTGAAGGCCAACATTGATGGAGAGGAAGTGGATACCACCAGTCATTCTGGTGTAGCTCAAAACATTGTCAGGGACGATATGTCAACCAGCCCAGACATGGTCAAAGATGTCACACTTCCAACCCCATCCTCTGATAACTTGGGCAGTGATGATGACGTCACCGACCTCATCAGCATGTTAGTAATGAGAATTCTAACAGAAATCCAAACCCCAGCAGAAGATTACCCAGTTGACGTCACACGCAAGTCACAAGACCTGATCCCCAAAGTTATGGAGGTcttctgtgcatggtcaggctgctctgagacaCAAGCCTATCCAGAGAACTTGAGGATTCATAAAGTCTACAGAGTCGTCTATAAAAATCTGTTGGAGGAGTTTGGCTCGGAGAAAATCCTCCAACAggccgtgtcgactcaggactcTTCATTTGATAGGATTCTTGTCAAGTCTTTGAGTGAAGCGCTTCTCCACAGATGTAATGAGGCATTGAGGGCAGCCTCAAGAACATCAGTCAAAACCACCGGGCCTAAGGCTCTTCCACTGGCTGAGGATGTGAGGGCTAGCAGCGGGAAACTATCTTTTCTACAAAGGCTGGTCAGGCTGACAAGCAACTTAAAG CTATTCAAGAAGGGGAACAAGAAGGATTCCCACCGCTCTGAATCAGAACAAGTACAGACCACTGCTGAAGATGGCATGC TGCCCAGCATAGTGCCACATGCTGCCATGTCTGCACTGCCAAAGGATCTCCCCGCCAGCTCCCAACAGGAGACGCCTCACAAACGTCCACTTCTCGTCAGGATGTTTTCTGCCATCTCCAAAGGCCTGTTCAAGCCCTTCAAACAGTCCTTAAAGACCAAGTAA
- the LOC118964885 gene encoding uncharacterized protein LOC118964885 isoform X2 yields MMMIPRGRGGRLLRKNQWHSSRRSPRRQERQWQVIYKGFKKPMTKEQLAKLCKTIVNFIAQTTLQILLPALARILGVTGFYDNADSLKRGGSARSFTAFEQKRLELIQEVKYLAKEMCNCGGRALRPRSSTPSSKSSQTSLKAHLGMPEDSIISSVQEQLSKSDQMVAAGQLSQIDKVVGTMLENIEKISSEFGEELVYQESLRSSSSLSFSTAKSQKTEWEFALPGTPIPSELPESTAQPIVRCSVIDMSESSKPKTMVCDARTSMFAIADTIMKKVYPEAEGQVTSHPDLTDAIARLEELISQGKIGALSRDLSHQVNRIISDSNLTPLGLTVAAGKSASDTIVSKLKRNDKVGKPTTYELVQLFVEESVKCLLLPSFVPYSTSMSLAQGAKVLARVSEDRISCSSSSSVFSDTVSLFTKVMVSQVMYSVDSDAESIGSSPTESLQTSETTISDVGNLLSDKSSPRLSPSGTIMATSETSNAAQILKANIDGEEVDTTSHSGVAQNIVRDDMSTSPDMVKDVTLPTPSSDNLGSDDDVTDLISMLVMRILTEIQTPAEDYPVDVTRKSQDLIPKVMEVFCAWSGCSETQAYPENLRIHKVYRVVYKNLLEEFGSEKILQQAVSTQDSSFDRILVKSLSEALLHRCNEALRAASRTSVKTTGPKALPLAEDVRASSGKLSFLQRLVRLTSNLKLFKKGNKKDSHRSESEQVQTTAEDGMLPSIVPHAAMSALPKDLPASSQQETPHKRPLLVRMFSAISKGLFKPFKQSLKTK; encoded by the exons GCAATGGCAAGTGATCTATAAAGGATTTAAAAAACCT ATGACAAAGGAACAGCTTGCAAAATTGTGCAAGACCATTGTCAACTTCATTGCACAGACCACCCTGCAGATCCTGCTGCCGGCCCTGGCCCGCATTCTAGGGGTGACGGGCTTTTATGACAACGCTGACTCACTCAAGAGGGGCGGCAGTGCAAGATCCTTCACTGCCTTTGagcagaaaagactagaactcatcCAGGAAGTTAAATATTTGGCAAAGGAGATGTGTAACTGTGGCGGCAGGGCTCTCCGACCAAGGTCTAGCACACCCTCTTCcaagag ttcccagacctcaCTGAAAGCCCACCTGGGAATGCCAGaggacagtatcatcagcagtgtccaggagcaactgtcaaaatctgaccaaaTGGTGGCTGCAGGACAGCTTTCACAAATAGATAAAGTGGTTGGAACTATGCTGGAGAACATTGAGAAGATAAGCAGCGAATTTGGCGAGGAATTGGTCTATCAAGAGTCACTGCGGTCTTCTTCCTCGTTGTCATTCTCAACTGCCAAATCACAGAAGACAGAGTGGGAATTTGcactccctggcactcccattcCTTCTGAGTTACCCGAGAGTACTGCTCAGCCCATTGTAAGATGCTCAGTCATTGACATGAGCGAATCTAGTAAGCCAAAAACAATGGTGTGTGATGCCAGAACAAGCATGTTTGCCATAGCCGATACCATCATGAAGAAAGTATATCCAGAGGCAGAAGGGCAGGTTACATCTCACCCTGATCTAACAGATGCAATAGCTAGACTGGAGGAGCTCATATCTCAGGGTAAGATTGGTGCTCTCTCCCGTGATCTCAGTCACCAAGTCAACCGCATAATTTCTGATagcaacttgacccctctggGACTGACAGTGGCGGCTGGAAAGAGTGCATCTGATACCATCGTTTCGaagctgaagaggaatgacaaggTGGGGAAGCCCACAACTTACGAGCTGGTTCAGCTGTTTGTAGAGGAGTCTGTTAAGTGCCTCCTGCTTCCTAGTTTTGTGCCCTATTCAActtcaatgagtttggctcagggGGCCAAGGTTTTGGCTAGAGTGTCTGAAGATAGAATTTCATGCTCTTCTTCCTCATCAGTATTTAGTGACACAGTCAGTCTCTTTACCAAAGTTATGGTAAGCCAGGTCATGTACTCTGTGGATTCTGATGCAGAAAGTATAGGATCCTCTCCAACTGAATCTCTCCAAACATCTGAAACCACTATATCTGATGTAGGCAATCTATTGAGTGACAAGTCCTCCCCTCGGCTGTCTCCTTCTGGCACCATTATGGCAACAAGCGAGACCTCCAATGCGGCACAAATCTTGAAGGCCAACATTGATGGAGAGGAAGTGGATACCACCAGTCATTCTGGTGTAGCTCAAAACATTGTCAGGGACGATATGTCAACCAGCCCAGACATGGTCAAAGATGTCACACTTCCAACCCCATCCTCTGATAACTTGGGCAGTGATGATGACGTCACCGACCTCATCAGCATGTTAGTAATGAGAATTCTAACAGAAATCCAAACCCCAGCAGAAGATTACCCAGTTGACGTCACACGCAAGTCACAAGACCTGATCCCCAAAGTTATGGAGGTcttctgtgcatggtcaggctgctctgagacaCAAGCCTATCCAGAGAACTTGAGGATTCATAAAGTCTACAGAGTCGTCTATAAAAATCTGTTGGAGGAGTTTGGCTCGGAGAAAATCCTCCAACAggccgtgtcgactcaggactcTTCATTTGATAGGATTCTTGTCAAGTCTTTGAGTGAAGCGCTTCTCCACAGATGTAATGAGGCATTGAGGGCAGCCTCAAGAACATCAGTCAAAACCACCGGGCCTAAGGCTCTTCCACTGGCTGAGGATGTGAGGGCTAGCAGCGGGAAACTATCTTTTCTACAAAGGCTGGTCAGGCTGACAAGCAACTTAAAG CTATTCAAGAAGGGGAACAAGAAGGATTCCCACCGCTCTGAATCAGAACAAGTACAGACCACTGCTGAAGATGGCATGC TGCCCAGCATAGTGCCACATGCTGCCATGTCTGCACTGCCAAAGGATCTCCCCGCCAGCTCCCAACAGGAGACGCCTCACAAACGTCCACTTCTCGTCAGGATGTTTTCTGCCATCTCCAAAGGCCTGTTCAAGCCCTTCAAACAGTCCTTAAAGACCAAGTAA